Proteins encoded by one window of Chondromyces crocatus:
- a CDS encoding cupin domain-containing protein — protein sequence MSDPRPPALDPATVEPLTNTGYPEPFRLAVAGRARRRIGKALGLTRFGVNLTQLAPGAASSQRHWHSHDEEFVYVVEGELVLVTDAGEQVLRAGMAAGFPAGRPDGHQLVNRSDRPAVYLEVGTDEEQDHAVYSDIDMECRPQPGGGFAYVHKDGTPW from the coding sequence ATGTCCGATCCCCGGCCGCCTGCCCTCGACCCTGCCACCGTCGAACCCCTGACGAACACCGGCTACCCCGAGCCCTTCCGTCTGGCCGTCGCTGGCCGCGCCAGACGCCGCATCGGCAAAGCCCTCGGCCTCACCCGGTTCGGCGTCAACCTCACCCAGCTCGCGCCTGGCGCGGCGTCGTCGCAGCGCCATTGGCATTCCCACGACGAGGAGTTCGTCTACGTCGTGGAAGGCGAGCTGGTCCTCGTCACCGACGCAGGCGAGCAGGTGCTGCGCGCAGGCATGGCGGCCGGATTCCCGGCGGGTCGCCCCGACGGGCACCAGCTCGTCAACCGCTCGGATCGTCCTGCTGTCTACCTCGAGGTCGGGACCGACGAGGAGCAGGACCATGCTGTCTACAGCGACATCGACATGGAGTGTCGGCCTCAACCCGGTGGCGGGTTCGCTTACGTGCACAAGGACGGCACCCCCTGGTGA
- a CDS encoding thiamine phosphate synthase: MRAPLVTQITATSVVPEVELVTRLRALGGWSEAWRARVAVQLRDPELSAAALLAMGRRLRAITAELGMALLVNDRLDVAQLLGAEGVHLGRRSVGVEEARRFLGGSAWISVACHDLDDIWRALVEGADAVTLSPVFASPGKGVPLGLEVLGVARSTIEQGPVSPDGLNGLGGLDSTQAHGQQRPRTVALIALGGIEARNAASCLAAGADGVAAIREAPARLLAALAEGEVGACLADAGEAPGALRHGVASRRKESKGR; encoded by the coding sequence ATGCGGGCACCGCTCGTCACCCAGATCACTGCGACCTCGGTGGTCCCGGAGGTCGAGCTCGTCACACGTCTCCGGGCGCTCGGGGGGTGGTCGGAGGCGTGGCGTGCGCGGGTGGCGGTGCAGCTCCGAGATCCAGAGCTATCAGCAGCCGCACTGCTGGCCATGGGGCGACGGCTGCGAGCGATCACGGCGGAGCTGGGCATGGCGCTCCTGGTCAACGATCGGCTGGACGTGGCCCAGCTCCTCGGAGCCGAGGGTGTCCATCTGGGTCGGCGCTCGGTCGGCGTGGAGGAAGCACGACGATTCCTGGGTGGGAGCGCGTGGATCTCGGTGGCCTGTCACGATCTTGACGACATCTGGCGTGCGCTGGTTGAAGGCGCCGATGCCGTGACGCTCTCGCCAGTCTTCGCATCCCCAGGGAAAGGCGTGCCCCTCGGCCTCGAGGTACTCGGCGTGGCGCGGAGCACCATCGAGCAGGGACCGGTCAGCCCGGATGGCCTCAATGGCCTCGGTGGGCTCGACTCCACGCAAGCTCACGGGCAGCAGAGGCCTCGGACGGTGGCGTTGATCGCCCTGGGAGGCATCGAGGCGCGGAACGCTGCGTCGTGCCTCGCCGCAGGAGCCGACGGGGTTGCTGCCATCCGCGAGGCGCCAGCCAGGTTGCTTGCGGCGCTGGCCGAGGGAGAAGTCGGCGCGTGCCTGGCCGATGCCGGAGAAGCTCCAGGAGCACTGCGCCACGGGGTTGCCTCGCGGCGCAAGGAGTCGAAGGGACGATGA
- the ybaK gene encoding Cys-tRNA(Pro) deacylase has translation MKTNAARLLDALGIRYELREYEVEPEDLRAETVAAKIGMPPEQVWKTLVARGDRNGVCFAVVPATAALDLKGLAKLSGDRKVDTVPLKEVQPLTGYVRGGVTVLGAKKAYPVYADETIELFDVVSISAGVRGTQILIAPGDYLRAVKAQVGSIAALR, from the coding sequence ATGAAGACCAACGCCGCGCGCCTGCTGGATGCGCTGGGCATCCGCTACGAGCTGCGCGAGTACGAGGTGGAGCCGGAGGACCTGCGCGCCGAGACGGTGGCGGCGAAGATCGGCATGCCGCCGGAGCAGGTCTGGAAGACGCTGGTGGCGCGCGGAGACCGGAACGGTGTCTGCTTCGCGGTCGTCCCGGCGACGGCGGCGCTGGATCTGAAGGGCCTGGCGAAGCTGAGCGGCGACCGGAAGGTGGACACGGTACCGCTCAAGGAGGTGCAACCCCTGACGGGCTATGTCCGTGGAGGGGTGACGGTACTGGGGGCGAAAAAGGCCTACCCGGTCTATGCCGACGAGACGATCGAGCTGTTCGACGTGGTCTCGATATCTGCAGGGGTGCGGGGGACTCAGATCCTTATCGCGCCAGGGGACTATCTGCGCGCCGTGAAGGCTCAAGTGGGATCCATCGCTGCGCTGCGATGA
- a CDS encoding tetratricopeptide repeat protein translates to MLVGLRVSFAAVVLVATFANAPFQCASEPDLRRRRVEDPSEVLFALAERFEAKGERDAQVATLRYLIERYPSSRFAGMARQDLESLGVPPTETNTTGERPPE, encoded by the coding sequence GTGCTCGTCGGTCTCCGTGTCTCCTTCGCCGCCGTCGTGCTCGTCGCGACCTTCGCCAACGCGCCCTTCCAGTGCGCCAGTGAGCCGGATCTGCGGCGTCGGCGCGTGGAGGACCCGAGCGAGGTGTTGTTCGCGCTCGCCGAGCGCTTCGAAGCGAAGGGCGAGCGCGACGCCCAGGTGGCGACGCTGCGCTACCTGATCGAGCGGTATCCATCGAGTCGGTTCGCAGGAATGGCGCGTCAGGATCTGGAGTCCCTGGGGGTGCCCCCGACCGAGACGAACACCACCGGCGAGAGGCCGCCCGAGTGA
- a CDS encoding DUF2330 domain-containing protein, producing MRYLHLACALTAASMAVAAPRVAEACGGVFPREVPGQPPEIITVTSQRIALSLSTEQSVLWSQIAYEGDPSDFAWVLPVGPGAVLEASTDAWFEALEAFTAPRVLAPLVTCHDDSGSGSSSGGCCGSAALDGGALSGRGNFGQGTPDVTVLHEGSVGNYQTVTLSSGSGEAIQTWLTTNGYAIPSAVIPVLDAYAAQGLDFIAMRLRPGASVSQMTPVRVVAPGGSPLVPLGMMAAGAGETVPLTLYVLGEGRYAPENFPSVTLDGNALRWDFAEESSNYETLRREELSREDRRGFLTSHVSQFPLVSPHHDPHGEMIRVTFDHTSSSATTIAEAYVLQHENNTGDPYGYCDLGMRLVTYPNLTVVETCPDGTREAGPCSDGRSVTAATFTCGDLSDVGRALIGLRPGDLVLTRLEADLPPSALEDDLRLEPASSQAPISSNLVAAKVENVPCGDYSVEPPGSEPLGRRIGNPAPAILAAALATAALRRRHRSRSR from the coding sequence ATGCGATACCTTCACCTTGCTTGTGCCCTGACCGCCGCGTCGATGGCCGTGGCTGCCCCTCGTGTGGCGGAGGCCTGCGGTGGCGTCTTCCCTCGGGAAGTCCCCGGGCAGCCCCCCGAGATCATCACCGTCACCTCCCAGCGCATCGCGCTCTCGCTCTCCACCGAGCAGAGCGTGCTCTGGAGTCAGATCGCCTACGAGGGGGACCCCAGCGACTTCGCCTGGGTGCTTCCCGTGGGCCCTGGCGCGGTCCTGGAGGCGTCCACCGATGCCTGGTTCGAAGCCCTCGAGGCGTTCACGGCCCCCCGCGTGCTTGCGCCGCTCGTCACCTGTCACGACGACAGCGGCTCAGGGTCCTCGTCCGGCGGCTGCTGTGGCTCGGCCGCGCTCGATGGTGGGGCCCTCTCCGGTCGTGGCAACTTCGGTCAAGGGACGCCGGACGTCACCGTGCTCCACGAAGGATCCGTGGGGAACTACCAGACGGTCACGCTGAGTTCGGGCAGCGGTGAGGCCATCCAGACATGGCTCACGACCAACGGCTACGCGATCCCCTCCGCGGTGATTCCCGTACTCGACGCCTACGCGGCTCAGGGCCTCGACTTCATCGCCATGCGCCTGCGCCCTGGCGCATCCGTCTCGCAGATGACCCCGGTCCGGGTCGTGGCCCCCGGTGGCTCTCCCCTGGTCCCGCTGGGCATGATGGCCGCCGGCGCCGGCGAGACCGTGCCGCTCACGCTCTACGTCCTCGGGGAGGGACGCTACGCGCCGGAGAATTTCCCCTCGGTGACGCTGGACGGGAACGCGCTGAGGTGGGACTTCGCCGAAGAGAGTTCGAACTACGAGACCCTCCGTCGGGAGGAGCTCTCCCGGGAAGACAGGCGTGGCTTCCTCACGAGTCATGTCTCCCAGTTTCCACTCGTCTCCCCGCACCATGACCCTCACGGGGAAATGATCCGAGTCACGTTCGATCACACCTCCAGCTCGGCCACCACCATCGCCGAGGCTTATGTCCTCCAGCACGAAAACAACACCGGCGATCCGTACGGGTACTGCGATCTCGGCATGCGCCTCGTGACCTACCCCAACCTCACCGTGGTCGAGACCTGCCCCGATGGCACGCGCGAGGCTGGCCCTTGTTCGGACGGGAGGAGTGTCACCGCTGCCACCTTCACGTGCGGCGATCTCTCGGACGTAGGCCGAGCTCTCATCGGTCTCCGTCCCGGCGATCTCGTCCTCACACGCTTGGAGGCGGATCTCCCGCCAAGCGCCCTCGAGGACGACCTCCGCCTCGAACCTGCTTCGAGTCAGGCCCCCATCTCCAGCAACCTCGTCGCCGCCAAGGTGGAGAATGTCCCCTGCGGCGACTACTCCGTCGAGCCGCCAGGCTCCGAGCCACTCGGCAGGCGCATCGGGAACCCCGCGCCCGCCATCCTTGCTGCGGCGCTGGCGACCGCCGCGCTCCGCCGCCGTCATCGATCCCGCTCTCGCTGA